In the genome of Bacillus sp. S3, one region contains:
- a CDS encoding PhoH family protein, producing the protein MTEKLTTINVQLENPTEAINLLGNSDQNLKMIEQELGVSIITRGESVSLSGDENNVVIAGQILDRLLYVIRKGINISQRDVLYAIQMAQKGTLDYFVNLYDEEIGRNAKGKTIRIKTLGQRQYVMAIKKNDLVFGIGPAGTGKTYLAVVMAVNALKSGQVNKIILTRPAVEAGESLGFLPGDLKEKVDPYLRPLYDALNDVLGAEHTQRLIERGTIEIAPLAYMRGRTLDDAFVILDEAQNTTDKQMKMFLTRLGFGSKMVITGDRTQIDLPKGAKSGLIAAEEILQNVNGISFIFLEQSDVVRHPLVGRIIAAYEKKANQQ; encoded by the coding sequence ATGACAGAAAAATTAACAACGATCAATGTACAGCTTGAAAATCCCACAGAGGCCATTAACCTGCTGGGGAATTCAGATCAAAATTTAAAAATGATCGAGCAAGAGCTTGGTGTTTCCATTATCACAAGGGGTGAATCTGTCAGTTTGTCAGGCGATGAAAACAACGTCGTGATAGCTGGACAAATATTAGACCGATTACTATATGTGATTCGAAAGGGAATTAATATCAGCCAAAGAGATGTCCTCTATGCCATTCAAATGGCTCAAAAAGGAACGCTTGATTATTTTGTGAATTTGTATGATGAAGAGATCGGCAGAAATGCTAAAGGGAAAACAATTCGAATAAAAACGCTGGGGCAAAGGCAATATGTGATGGCCATTAAGAAAAATGACCTTGTTTTTGGGATTGGCCCAGCCGGAACAGGTAAAACCTATCTCGCTGTTGTCATGGCCGTAAATGCCTTGAAAAGCGGACAGGTCAATAAAATAATATTAACCAGGCCGGCTGTTGAAGCAGGCGAGAGTCTCGGCTTTCTTCCGGGAGACTTAAAAGAAAAAGTTGATCCATATTTAAGACCCCTGTATGATGCACTAAATGACGTTCTAGGAGCGGAGCATACCCAAAGATTAATCGAACGGGGTACAATAGAAATTGCTCCTCTTGCATACATGAGAGGCCGTACATTAGACGATGCATTTGTTATTTTGGATGAAGCACAAAACACAACCGATAAACAAATGAAAATGTTTTTGACAAGACTTGGCTTTGGCTCAAAAATGGTCATCACAGGAGATCGAACACAAATTGATTTGCCGAAGGGTGCAAAATCTGGTCTTATTGCCGCCGAGGAAATTTTGCAAAATGTAAATGGAATTTCGTTTATCTTTCTCGAACAAAGTGATGTTGTCCGTCATCCGCTTGTCGGCAGAATTATCGCAGCCTATGAAAAAAAAGCAAATCAGCAATAA